In Mycolicibacterium alvei, a single window of DNA contains:
- a CDS encoding resuscitation-promoting factor encodes MDALNKLHESRSPLLRGVVGALLVTLTAAGGYAVGSHKTVTLSVDGAPMTVTTMKSRVIDVVEENGFSVGDRDDLYPSADESVHQADTIVLRRSRPLQLSLDGNDSKQVWTTASTVDEALAQLKLTDKAPAAASRGSRVPLGGMALPVVSAKTVRIDDGGTVQTVHLAAPNVAGLLAAAGAPLEQNDTVVPAPSTPVTEGMQVEVTRMRIEKVTERVPLTPGNQRIEDVTMNMSRQVVEDPGAPGTQDVTFAVAKVNGVETGRLPVANVVIDPARDGVLRVGAKPGTEVPPVSNGGTWDALSQCEAGGNWAINTGNGFYGGVQFDQNTWERQGGLRYAPRADLATREEQIAIATVTQARQGWGAWPTCSGRIGAR; translated from the coding sequence ATGGACGCGCTCAACAAACTTCATGAATCCCGATCGCCGCTGTTGCGAGGCGTGGTGGGAGCCCTGCTGGTCACGCTGACCGCGGCCGGCGGCTACGCCGTCGGATCGCACAAGACCGTCACCCTGAGCGTGGACGGTGCGCCGATGACCGTGACGACCATGAAGTCGCGGGTGATCGATGTGGTCGAGGAGAACGGTTTCTCGGTGGGCGATCGCGATGATCTCTACCCCTCGGCCGACGAGTCCGTGCACCAGGCCGACACCATCGTTCTGCGCCGCAGCCGGCCCCTGCAGTTGTCGTTGGACGGCAATGACAGCAAGCAGGTGTGGACCACCGCCTCGACCGTGGACGAGGCCCTGGCACAGCTGAAGCTGACCGACAAGGCACCGGCCGCGGCGTCCCGCGGCAGCCGGGTGCCCCTCGGGGGTATGGCACTGCCGGTGGTGAGCGCCAAGACCGTCCGGATCGACGACGGCGGCACCGTGCAGACAGTGCATCTGGCTGCGCCCAACGTGGCCGGTCTGCTGGCCGCCGCGGGGGCGCCGCTGGAGCAGAACGACACTGTCGTTCCGGCCCCATCGACCCCGGTCACCGAGGGTATGCAGGTCGAAGTGACCCGCATGCGCATCGAGAAGGTCACCGAGCGGGTTCCGCTGACCCCCGGCAATCAGCGCATCGAAGACGTCACCATGAACATGAGCCGCCAGGTCGTCGAGGATCCGGGCGCCCCGGGCACCCAGGACGTGACCTTCGCGGTGGCCAAGGTGAACGGCGTGGAGACCGGCAGGCTGCCAGTAGCCAATGTCGTGATCGACCCGGCGCGGGACGGCGTCCTGCGGGTCGGAGCAAAGCCCGGAACCGAAGTTCCCCCGGTTTCCAACGGCGGTACCTGGGACGCGCTTTCGCAGTGCGAAGCAGGTGGTAACTGGGCCATTAACACTGGTAACGGATTTTACGGTGGCGTCCAATTCGACCAAAACACCTGGGAGCGACAGGGTGGTCTGCGGTATGCTCCGAGGGCCGATCTGGCGACAAGAGAAGAGCAGATTGCGATTGCTACGGTGACGCAGGCCCGGCAGGGATGGGGAGCTTGGCCTACGTGTAGTGGGAGGATTGGGGCGCGCTGA
- the rsmA gene encoding 16S rRNA (adenine(1518)-N(6)/adenine(1519)-N(6))-dimethyltransferase RsmA, with amino-acid sequence MTIRLLGRTEIRRLAKEIDFRPRKAFGQNFVHDANTVRRIVSASGIHRNDHVLEVGPGLGSLTLPLLDRGARVTAVEIDPVLAKQLPATIADHSHSEINRLTVINQDILTLMPSDLTDQPTALVANLPYNVAVPALLHLLAEFPSIRTVMVMVQAEVAERLAADPGGKDYGVPSAKARFYGNVRRHGMVSPTVFWPIPRVYSGLVRIDRYETSPWPTDAEFRDEVFKLIDVGFAQRRKTSRNAFADWAGSGNESAKRLLAASIDPSRRGETLGIADFVRLLQRAKEAEGEGAAEVEAARHV; translated from the coding sequence CTGACTATTCGATTGCTCGGGCGGACCGAGATACGACGCTTGGCGAAAGAAATCGACTTTCGACCACGCAAGGCCTTTGGCCAGAACTTCGTTCATGATGCCAACACCGTTCGACGCATCGTGTCGGCGTCCGGGATCCACCGGAACGACCATGTGCTCGAAGTCGGACCCGGTCTCGGGTCGCTGACTCTGCCCCTGTTGGACCGTGGCGCCAGGGTGACCGCAGTGGAGATCGACCCGGTGCTGGCCAAGCAGTTGCCGGCCACCATCGCCGATCATTCCCACAGCGAGATCAACCGGCTCACGGTGATCAACCAGGACATCCTGACGCTGATGCCGTCCGATCTGACCGATCAGCCGACGGCGCTGGTGGCGAACCTGCCCTACAACGTGGCGGTGCCCGCACTGCTGCACCTGCTGGCCGAGTTCCCGTCGATCCGCACGGTGATGGTCATGGTGCAGGCCGAGGTGGCCGAGCGTCTGGCGGCCGACCCCGGTGGCAAGGATTACGGCGTGCCCAGTGCCAAGGCGCGTTTCTACGGAAACGTGCGCAGGCACGGGATGGTGTCGCCGACGGTGTTCTGGCCGATCCCGCGGGTGTACTCCGGGCTGGTCCGCATCGACCGGTACGAGACATCGCCTTGGCCGACCGACGCCGAGTTCCGTGATGAGGTGTTCAAGCTCATCGACGTCGGATTCGCGCAGCGGCGCAAGACCTCTCGTAATGCGTTCGCCGACTGGGCGGGTTCGGGCAACGAGTCGGCGAAGCGGCTGCTGGCCGCCAGCATCGACCCGTCGCGCCGTGGTGAGACGCTCGGCATCGCCGACTTCGTCCGGCTGCTGCAGCGGGCCAAGGAAGCCGAGGGCGAGGGTGCGGCCGAGGTCGAGGCCGCACGGCACGTCTGA
- a CDS encoding serine/threonine-protein kinase produces MPSPEVEIAGYTATKVVGYGGSAVVYQARDPDGAIVALKILDDRHRKPAQLARLQREFDFARQLTHPNVIAVHAAGPGWLAMELLGGGTVNNLPGIPERLTALTQIAGALDHTHRCGIVHCDVKPANILVDQPFSRAVLIDFGVAHSMAADVAAKLAHDHSRMSLDPARRITRQVHRPPPDIQASLPYSAPELLSGRTPLRATDQYALACTTVELLTGSPPFSADTATALIDHQLYSQPPRISQRCNWIPPSADSIITRAMAKDPERRHDSCSEFVSLITEALTPPT; encoded by the coding sequence GTGCCCTCACCCGAGGTGGAAATAGCGGGATACACCGCGACGAAGGTCGTGGGGTACGGCGGCTCAGCCGTCGTGTATCAGGCACGCGATCCCGACGGGGCCATCGTCGCGCTCAAGATTCTCGATGACCGGCACCGCAAGCCCGCCCAGTTGGCCCGGCTGCAACGCGAGTTCGATTTCGCCCGTCAGCTCACCCATCCGAACGTCATCGCGGTGCACGCGGCGGGTCCGGGCTGGCTGGCGATGGAACTCCTCGGCGGCGGCACGGTGAACAACCTGCCCGGCATCCCCGAACGGCTCACCGCACTGACCCAGATCGCCGGGGCACTCGATCACACCCACCGATGCGGCATCGTGCACTGTGACGTCAAACCCGCCAATATCCTTGTCGATCAACCATTTTCGAGAGCAGTGCTGATCGATTTCGGAGTGGCACACTCGATGGCCGCAGACGTGGCCGCCAAGCTGGCCCACGACCATTCCCGGATGAGCCTCGACCCGGCCCGCCGCATCACCCGCCAGGTGCACCGTCCGCCCCCGGATATCCAGGCGTCACTACCCTATTCGGCACCCGAGCTACTCAGTGGCCGGACCCCGTTGAGGGCAACGGACCAGTACGCACTCGCCTGCACGACGGTCGAGTTGCTGACCGGATCGCCGCCGTTCTCCGCGGATACCGCAACAGCCCTGATCGATCATCAGCTGTACAGTCAACCGCCACGAATATCGCAGCGGTGCAACTGGATTCCACCTTCGGCAGACTCGATCATCACCAGGGCGATGGCGAAGGACCCGGAACGGCGACACGACTCATGTTCGGAGTTCGTCAGCCTGATCACCGAGGCGCTCACGCCCCCAACGTGA
- a CDS encoding 4-(cytidine 5'-diphospho)-2-C-methyl-D-erythritol kinase, whose product MSASDGSTASEWVPTGSVTVRVPGKVNLYLAVGDVRDDGYHDLTTVFHAVSLLDEVTVRNADMLSLTVEGEGVESVPADERNLAWRAAELLAEHVGRAPDVAISIDKSIPVAGGMAGGSADAAAVLVAMNTLWELGVPRRDLHALAARLGSDVPFALHGGTALGTGRGEELATVLARNTFHWVLAFARKGLSTPKVFGELDRLRADTSTGGPPRTEEPEPVLAALASGDPAELAPLLGNDLQSAALSLYPDLRRTLRAGVDAGALAGIVSGSGPTCAFLCSSSTSAVDVGTELAGAGVCRTVRVASGPVSGARVVPEPSTSP is encoded by the coding sequence GTGTCAGCATCCGACGGCAGTACCGCCTCCGAGTGGGTCCCCACCGGTTCGGTGACCGTGCGCGTTCCCGGCAAGGTGAATCTCTACCTGGCCGTCGGCGACGTGCGCGACGACGGCTACCACGACCTCACCACGGTCTTCCACGCCGTGTCGCTGCTCGACGAGGTGACGGTGCGCAATGCCGACATGCTGTCGCTGACGGTCGAGGGTGAGGGCGTGGAGTCGGTGCCCGCCGACGAGCGCAATCTGGCCTGGCGTGCCGCCGAACTGCTGGCCGAGCATGTGGGCCGGGCACCGGACGTGGCGATCAGCATCGACAAGTCGATCCCGGTGGCCGGCGGCATGGCCGGGGGAAGCGCCGACGCGGCCGCGGTGCTGGTGGCCATGAACACGCTGTGGGAGCTCGGGGTTCCCAGACGCGATCTGCACGCTCTGGCCGCCCGGTTGGGCAGTGACGTCCCGTTTGCGCTGCACGGCGGTACCGCGCTGGGTACCGGCCGCGGTGAGGAGTTGGCCACGGTGCTGGCCCGCAACACCTTCCACTGGGTGCTGGCGTTCGCACGCAAAGGCCTGTCCACCCCGAAGGTGTTCGGCGAGCTGGATCGGCTGCGCGCGGACACCTCGACGGGCGGCCCGCCTCGGACCGAGGAGCCCGAGCCCGTGCTGGCCGCGTTGGCATCCGGTGATCCGGCCGAACTGGCCCCACTGCTGGGCAACGACCTGCAGTCGGCCGCGCTCAGCCTGTACCCGGACCTGCGCCGGACCTTGCGGGCGGGAGTGGACGCCGGCGCCCTGGCCGGCATCGTGTCCGGTTCGGGCCCGACGTGTGCGTTCCTGTGCTCATCGTCGACGTCTGCGGTGGACGTGGGTACGGAATTGGCCGGTGCCGGCGTGTGCCGGACGGTGCGGGTGGCCAGCGGCCCCGTCAGCGGTGCCCGGGTTGTTCCGGAGCCGTCGACGTCGCCCTGA
- a CDS encoding TatD family hydrolase: MGSKRSAREKPPVPEPLAPLVDAHTHLDACGAQTAEDVRAIMDRAAAVGVGQAVTIADDLASARWVTTAVEADERVFGAVALHPTRANVLTDAARAELERLAAHPRVVAVGETGMDLYWPGRLDGCATPAEQREGFAWHIDLAKRMGKPLMIHNRDADAEVLDVLRAEGAPEKVIFHCFSSGPEMAHTCIEAGWVLSLSGTVSFRNAAELREAARLIPPGQLLVETDAPFLTPHPFRGAPNEPYCLPYTVRALAELLERPAEEVASETAATAARVYGLNGSGPA, translated from the coding sequence GTGGGGTCCAAACGCTCAGCCAGGGAAAAGCCGCCGGTTCCGGAGCCGTTGGCTCCGCTGGTCGACGCGCACACACACCTCGATGCCTGCGGCGCGCAGACTGCTGAAGACGTGCGCGCGATCATGGATCGCGCCGCCGCCGTCGGGGTGGGCCAGGCGGTCACCATCGCCGACGATCTGGCCTCGGCACGCTGGGTGACCACGGCCGTCGAGGCCGATGAACGGGTGTTCGGGGCGGTCGCGTTGCATCCCACCCGGGCCAATGTGCTCACCGACGCGGCCAGGGCCGAGTTGGAGCGGTTGGCCGCCCATCCCCGTGTGGTGGCGGTCGGGGAGACCGGGATGGACCTGTACTGGCCGGGCCGGTTGGACGGCTGTGCGACGCCGGCCGAGCAGCGCGAGGGATTCGCCTGGCACATCGACCTGGCCAAGCGCATGGGGAAGCCGTTGATGATCCACAACCGGGATGCCGATGCCGAGGTGCTCGACGTGCTGCGCGCCGAAGGGGCGCCCGAGAAAGTGATCTTCCACTGTTTTTCGTCGGGACCGGAGATGGCTCACACCTGCATCGAGGCGGGCTGGGTGTTGAGCCTTTCCGGCACGGTCAGCTTCCGTAACGCCGCTGAGCTGCGGGAAGCCGCTCGACTGATCCCGCCGGGCCAGCTGTTGGTCGAGACCGACGCGCCGTTTCTGACCCCGCATCCGTTTCGCGGCGCACCGAACGAGCCGTACTGCCTGCCATACACTGTGCGGGCACTCGCAGAGTTGCTGGAGCGGCCCGCCGAAGAGGTCGCGTCCGAGACCGCAGCCACTGCGGCGCGGGTGTACGGACTTAACGGGAGTGGCCCGGCCTAG